The Streptomyces sp. NBC_01775 genome includes a region encoding these proteins:
- a CDS encoding class I SAM-dependent methyltransferase — MTEGRAAVRAFFTERAAHWDARFPHDGPAYAAAVAALDLPRGASVLDAGCGTGRALPTLRQAVGQEGTVLGADLTPAMLDEAVRKGRGRDAALVIADVSQLPLGDDRLDAVFGAGLISHLPGAESGLRELARVVRPEGQLALFHPVGRAALAARQGRQITPDDVRAEPVLRPLLAAAGWRLVSYVDEDDRYLALAVRESRGS, encoded by the coding sequence ATGACAGAAGGCAGAGCAGCGGTACGGGCATTCTTCACCGAGCGGGCCGCCCACTGGGACGCGCGCTTCCCCCACGACGGACCGGCCTACGCGGCGGCGGTGGCGGCGCTGGATCTGCCACGCGGGGCCTCGGTGCTGGACGCGGGCTGCGGCACCGGGCGGGCGCTGCCCACACTGCGGCAAGCTGTCGGGCAAGAGGGCACGGTGCTGGGCGCCGATCTCACCCCGGCGATGCTGGACGAGGCCGTACGCAAGGGACGCGGTCGCGACGCCGCCCTCGTGATCGCGGATGTCTCCCAGCTTCCGCTGGGCGACGATCGGCTGGACGCCGTCTTCGGCGCCGGACTCATCTCACACCTGCCAGGTGCGGAGAGCGGACTTCGGGAACTCGCCCGCGTCGTACGCCCCGAGGGGCAGCTCGCGCTCTTCCATCCGGTGGGACGAGCCGCCCTCGCGGCCCGTCAGGGGCGGCAGATCACCCCCGACGATGTGCGGGCGGAGCCTGTGCTGCGCCCGCTGCTGGCCGCTGCCGGATGGCGGCTGGTGTCGTATGTGGACGAGGACGACCGCTATCTCGCACTGGCGGTACGGGAGTCGCGGGGCTCTTGA
- a CDS encoding SGNH/GDSL hydrolase family protein, producing the protein MKLRRWASTATAVAVFLGLSTLTGATSAAADETAATGYVALGDSYSSGVGAGDYDSGDCKRSANAYPKLWSAANSPSSFDFTACSGARTDDVLAGQLGPLNDSTGLVSISIGGNDAGFADAMSTCVLQGESACLTRIQQAKDYIANTLPGKLDSVYDAIRGKAPSAKVVVLGYPHIYKLGGECNVGLSEKSREAINSAADALNDVTAKRVADHGYSFGDVRPAFTGHEICSGDEWLHSVTLPVDESYHPTAAGQSGGYLPVLEELA; encoded by the coding sequence ATGAAGCTGCGCAGATGGGCGTCAACGGCCACAGCCGTCGCCGTCTTCCTCGGACTGTCGACCCTGACGGGAGCCACTTCGGCCGCCGCGGACGAGACCGCCGCCACCGGCTATGTAGCGTTGGGCGACTCCTACTCCTCCGGTGTGGGCGCCGGAGACTACGACTCCGGCGACTGCAAGCGGAGCGCGAACGCGTATCCCAAGCTCTGGAGTGCTGCCAACTCGCCCTCCTCCTTCGACTTCACGGCCTGCTCCGGCGCGCGCACCGACGACGTGCTCGCCGGCCAGCTCGGCCCCCTCAACGACTCCACAGGGCTCGTCAGCATCAGCATCGGCGGCAACGACGCGGGCTTCGCCGACGCGATGAGCACCTGTGTACTCCAGGGCGAGAGCGCCTGCCTGACCCGCATTCAGCAGGCCAAGGACTACATCGCGAACACGCTCCCGGGCAAGCTCGACTCCGTCTACGACGCCATCCGGGGCAAGGCACCCTCCGCGAAGGTCGTCGTGCTCGGATACCCGCACATCTACAAGCTCGGCGGCGAATGCAACGTCGGCCTCAGCGAGAAGTCGCGGGAGGCCATCAACTCGGCAGCCGACGCGCTCAACGACGTCACCGCCAAGCGCGTGGCCGACCACGGCTACAGCTTCGGCGACGTGCGGCCCGCCTTCACCGGTCACGAGATCTGTAGCGGCGACGAGTGGCTGCACAGCGTCACCCTGCCGGTTGACGAGTCCTACCACCCCACTGCCGCGGGCCAGTCCGGCGGCTACCTCCCGGTGCTGGAGGAACTCGCCTGA
- a CDS encoding oxygenase MpaB family protein: MRRYDRLKHILRLDPEKDCHEIYRLIAVYEFPWDLARALEVALYRTYAVPSIGRLLAETAELTDRPQKRYDDTVLLLDAVVEHGFDSVNGRTAIRRINRMHRSYEISNDDMRYVLCTFVVMPKRWLDAFGWRRLTGHELSATAYYYRTLGRHMGIQEPPRTYEEFEKCLDDYEDAHFGWDERARQVSDATLALMASWYPAPLAPLVRSASTALLDDSLLRAFRYEQPSAATRRLVRAALRLRGRGVRLMPPRRRPHFARQNPEIKSYPGYPKGYRLAGLGTFPGNGQEPGEDGRAQGKGGQGPSACPVRHIRGQKNP, from the coding sequence GTGCGGCGTTACGACCGGTTGAAGCACATTCTGCGGCTCGACCCGGAGAAGGACTGTCACGAGATCTACCGTCTGATCGCGGTGTACGAATTTCCCTGGGACCTCGCCCGTGCACTTGAAGTAGCCCTCTACCGCACCTACGCCGTGCCCAGCATCGGACGGCTGCTGGCCGAGACGGCGGAGCTGACGGACCGGCCCCAGAAGCGCTACGACGACACCGTGCTTCTCCTGGACGCCGTCGTCGAGCACGGCTTCGACAGCGTCAACGGACGCACCGCCATCCGGCGGATCAATCGGATGCACCGCTCCTACGAGATCTCCAACGACGACATGCGCTACGTGCTGTGCACCTTCGTGGTGATGCCGAAGCGCTGGCTCGACGCATTCGGATGGCGCCGCCTCACCGGCCACGAACTGAGCGCGACCGCGTACTACTACCGCACCCTGGGACGGCACATGGGAATCCAGGAGCCGCCGCGCACCTATGAGGAGTTCGAGAAGTGTCTGGATGACTATGAGGACGCGCACTTCGGCTGGGACGAGCGCGCACGGCAGGTCTCGGACGCCACACTCGCACTGATGGCTTCCTGGTACCCGGCTCCGCTCGCGCCGCTGGTACGGAGCGCGAGCACGGCACTGCTGGACGACTCGCTGTTGCGGGCCTTCCGCTATGAGCAGCCCAGTGCGGCCACCCGTCGGCTGGTACGCGCAGCGCTGAGGCTGCGGGGGCGCGGCGTGCGGCTGATGCCGCCCCGCCGTCGCCCGCACTTCGCGCGGCAGAACCCGGAGATCAAGAGCTACCCGGGCTACCCGAAGGGCTACCGTCTCGCAGGCCTCGGCACTTTCCCGGGCAACGGCCAGGAACCCGGGGAGGACGGCCGTGCCCAGGGCAAGGGCGGCCAGGGGCCTTCCGCTTGCCCGGTGCGGCACATCAGGGGACAGAAGAACCCCTGA
- a CDS encoding SWIM zinc finger family protein, protein MPKTHEEEYDEREEREDSTEQAGVAAREKVFAPLPPAQGRGFARTWWGQTWLKALEDTALDGAQLKQGRKYARQGAVGAVSVRPGRITAVVLGADRTPYRADVLLRELEEEEWDRMLDMIVDEAGHIAALLDRDMPPRLVEDAAEVGLELLPGIGDLDPECACGAWDHCPHSAALSYQMARLLDEDPFALLLMRGRGERELLDALQERSAARAAPEPHSSSSAPDGTEEEAGVDAAEAFALGTLLPPLPGPPPLVREPGEIAALDVGTSAAPGVDIDALTFLASDAAARARRTLTEAESPGHGSRPVPRPLSAWEDAVRLASGHPGRAVTARLAQGSGRSERELGAAVRAWEFGGQEALAVLDETWSPSSADLERAAARLDAAWADGEERPRLRAAGARWTAVGAHAQLRYGPDGLWWPFRKEGRSWWPAGAPERDPAAALAVALAGDEEPAEVR, encoded by the coding sequence ATGCCCAAGACACACGAGGAGGAGTACGACGAGCGCGAGGAACGCGAGGACTCCACGGAGCAAGCGGGTGTGGCTGCCCGCGAGAAGGTGTTCGCGCCCTTGCCACCTGCCCAGGGCCGTGGATTCGCGCGCACCTGGTGGGGTCAGACGTGGCTCAAGGCGCTGGAGGACACGGCGCTTGACGGCGCACAGCTCAAGCAGGGCCGCAAGTACGCGCGGCAGGGGGCGGTGGGTGCCGTCTCCGTGCGCCCCGGTCGCATCACGGCCGTGGTTCTGGGCGCGGACCGCACGCCGTACCGCGCCGACGTGCTGCTGCGCGAACTGGAAGAGGAAGAGTGGGACCGGATGCTGGACATGATCGTGGACGAGGCAGGCCATATCGCGGCTCTGCTCGACCGCGACATGCCTCCGCGACTGGTGGAGGACGCCGCCGAGGTCGGGCTCGAACTGCTTCCCGGTATCGGTGATCTGGATCCCGAGTGCGCGTGCGGGGCCTGGGACCACTGCCCGCACTCGGCCGCACTGAGTTATCAGATGGCACGGCTGCTGGACGAGGACCCGTTCGCGCTGCTGCTGATGCGCGGCAGGGGCGAGCGGGAGCTGCTGGACGCCCTCCAGGAGCGCAGCGCCGCCCGCGCGGCACCCGAACCGCACAGCTCCTCCTCAGCTCCGGACGGGACGGAGGAGGAGGCAGGGGTGGACGCGGCCGAAGCGTTCGCCCTGGGAACGCTGCTGCCACCTCTGCCAGGCCCTCCGCCGCTGGTGCGGGAGCCAGGGGAGATCGCTGCTTTGGACGTCGGCACGTCCGCGGCCCCCGGTGTGGACATCGACGCGCTCACCTTCCTCGCCTCGGATGCCGCGGCACGGGCCCGTCGCACGCTCACCGAAGCGGAATCCCCCGGGCACGGCTCCAGGCCCGTGCCGCGGCCCCTGTCCGCCTGGGAGGACGCCGTACGGCTGGCATCAGGGCATCCCGGACGCGCCGTGACAGCGCGACTGGCACAGGGAAGCGGGCGCAGCGAGCGGGAGCTGGGGGCAGCCGTGCGGGCATGGGAGTTCGGAGGCCAAGAGGCGCTTGCCGTGCTCGATGAGACGTGGTCACCTTCGTCGGCGGATCTGGAGCGCGCAGCCGCCCGGTTGGACGCCGCGTGGGCGGATGGCGAGGAGCGTCCCCGGCTGCGGGCGGCTGGCGCCCGCTGGACGGCGGTGGGAGCGCACGCGCAACTGCGCTACGGCCCGGACGGCCTGTGGTGGCCTTTCCGCAAGGAGGGCCGGTCCTGGTGGCCCGCGGGCGCTCCGGAGCGCGACCCGGCGGCGGCTTTGGCGGTCGCGCTGGCGGGGGACGAGGAGCCGGCCGAGGTCCGCTGA
- a CDS encoding DEAD/DEAH box helicase, with product MSATAEENLHRMPGAPEEHPASGQPGRLRELTVVVPDDGGTPGIRTVPAVLLSVDEALPVLTRAHAAGPGDASGTGSSAAFWGALALHALRLAALGRLLPGLSPAGHDAWRFGPLGAEDNSVLEEFAAAMPPYAHAVPLSAAGPPRMPSPGPLVRAFLDAVADGLPRTPAAPLAAGGPAFAGEQPRKIPELREWAADVAAGIDAGVRLSLRVEISGIPSAEAAPGEAAEQGAAPGTGQEAPGRFRGVLQLHSAADSTLVADAAEVWAGTSHTAVRFGPGVRTETLLTLRRAAAAWEALAPLLSAAVPDAIELADEEIAELLSGSVTRALAAAGVRVHWPREFARSLTARAVVGPGDSAAEDAAAGSDDRAEGPGLPSVLSPDALLSFDWRFAIGGQEVSREELDQLAEAGRPLVRLRDQWVLIDPEEVRRAGSRQDHKVRTLDALGAVLTGATEQDGERVEVQATGWLEALRERLADPERRDEPPLPPPAQLRATLRDYQLRGLDWLHRMTSLGLGACLADDMGLGKTITLIALHLRRQHTPATAGPALVVCPASLMGNWQREIERFAPDTPVRRYHGAARGLEDLRDGEFVLTTYGTMRLDAERLTGGADGSWGMVVADEAQHVKNPFAATAKALRTLPARARVALTGTPVENNLSELWSVLDWTTPGLLGRLGTFRRRYADAAEGGDPAAAEQLARLVGPFLLRRLKTDPGIAPELPAKTETDRAVALTPEQAGLYEAVVRESLAELSGTDGFARRGLVVKLLTSLKQICNHPVQYLKEESGRLPGRSGKLELLDELLDTMLAENTGVLVFTQYVQMAHLLERHLADRGVPTQCLHGGTPVARREEMVRRFQEGSAPVFLLSLKAAGTGLNLTRASHVIHYDRWWNPAVEAQATDRAYRIGQTQPVQVHRLVAEGTIEDRIAEMLRRKQALADAVLGSGEGALTELSDAELAELVELRKVER from the coding sequence GTGTCTGCCACCGCCGAGGAAAACCTCCACCGGATGCCTGGCGCGCCCGAAGAGCACCCGGCATCCGGACAGCCGGGCCGCCTCCGGGAGCTGACCGTCGTGGTCCCCGATGACGGGGGCACCCCGGGCATCCGCACAGTGCCCGCCGTATTGCTGTCCGTGGACGAGGCCCTGCCTGTGCTCACCCGGGCGCACGCCGCCGGTCCGGGCGACGCCTCCGGCACCGGAAGCAGCGCCGCCTTCTGGGGCGCTCTCGCACTGCACGCGCTACGGCTCGCCGCTCTGGGCAGACTGTTGCCCGGCCTGAGCCCGGCGGGGCACGACGCCTGGCGCTTCGGACCACTCGGCGCCGAGGACAATTCCGTACTGGAGGAGTTCGCCGCCGCGATGCCGCCGTACGCACACGCGGTGCCGCTGTCCGCCGCCGGGCCGCCGCGGATGCCTTCTCCCGGGCCGCTGGTGCGCGCGTTCCTGGACGCCGTCGCCGACGGGCTGCCCCGCACACCCGCCGCGCCGCTGGCCGCCGGGGGTCCGGCCTTCGCCGGTGAACAGCCGCGGAAGATTCCCGAGCTGCGGGAGTGGGCCGCCGACGTGGCCGCCGGAATCGACGCCGGCGTGCGGCTGTCGCTCCGCGTCGAGATCAGTGGAATCCCCTCGGCTGAGGCAGCCCCGGGCGAGGCGGCAGAGCAGGGCGCAGCGCCGGGGACGGGCCAGGAGGCTCCCGGCCGTTTCCGTGGCGTTCTGCAACTGCACTCGGCGGCGGACAGCACCTTGGTCGCCGACGCGGCCGAGGTCTGGGCCGGTACGTCGCACACCGCCGTGCGTTTCGGCCCAGGGGTGCGCACCGAGACGCTGCTGACCTTGCGCAGGGCTGCGGCGGCCTGGGAGGCGCTCGCGCCACTGCTGTCCGCCGCTGTGCCCGATGCCATCGAGCTGGCCGACGAGGAGATCGCCGAACTGCTGAGCGGCTCGGTGACACGGGCTTTGGCTGCGGCAGGTGTGCGCGTCCACTGGCCACGTGAGTTCGCCCGCTCCCTGACTGCCCGTGCGGTGGTCGGCCCCGGCGACAGTGCGGCCGAGGACGCCGCAGCGGGCAGCGACGACCGGGCCGAGGGCCCGGGTCTGCCCTCCGTACTCTCACCCGACGCGCTCCTCAGCTTCGACTGGCGGTTCGCGATCGGCGGCCAGGAGGTCTCCCGCGAGGAGCTGGACCAGCTGGCCGAGGCAGGCCGGCCCTTGGTCCGGCTGCGTGACCAGTGGGTGCTCATCGACCCCGAAGAGGTCCGCAGGGCCGGGAGCCGCCAGGACCACAAGGTCCGCACGCTGGACGCGCTCGGCGCTGTCCTCACCGGCGCCACGGAGCAGGACGGTGAGCGGGTCGAGGTCCAGGCCACCGGATGGCTGGAGGCGCTCCGCGAACGCCTGGCCGACCCGGAACGCCGCGACGAGCCCCCGCTGCCGCCTCCCGCGCAGCTGAGGGCAACGCTGCGGGACTACCAACTGCGGGGCCTGGACTGGCTGCACCGGATGACTTCCCTCGGCCTCGGCGCCTGCCTCGCCGACGACATGGGGCTCGGCAAGACCATCACGCTGATCGCCCTGCACCTGCGCCGCCAGCACACCCCGGCCACCGCGGGTCCGGCGCTGGTGGTGTGCCCCGCCTCCCTCATGGGCAACTGGCAGCGCGAGATCGAACGGTTCGCACCGGATACTCCGGTACGCCGCTACCACGGTGCCGCACGTGGTCTGGAGGATCTGCGCGACGGCGAGTTCGTGCTGACGACCTACGGGACGATGCGGCTGGACGCCGAACGCCTGACAGGCGGAGCGGACGGCTCCTGGGGCATGGTCGTCGCCGATGAGGCACAGCACGTCAAGAACCCCTTCGCCGCGACGGCCAAGGCCCTGCGTACCCTGCCCGCGCGTGCCAGGGTCGCGCTGACCGGCACGCCCGTGGAGAACAACCTCTCCGAGCTGTGGTCGGTCCTGGACTGGACGACGCCCGGCCTGCTGGGCCGGCTCGGCACCTTCCGCAGGCGCTACGCCGACGCTGCCGAAGGCGGCGACCCGGCAGCCGCCGAACAACTGGCCCGGCTTGTGGGGCCGTTCCTGCTGCGCCGCCTCAAGACGGACCCGGGCATCGCCCCCGAGCTGCCGGCGAAGACCGAGACCGACCGCGCTGTCGCGCTGACCCCCGAACAGGCCGGGCTCTACGAGGCCGTCGTCCGTGAGAGTCTCGCCGAGCTGAGCGGAACCGACGGCTTCGCCCGGCGCGGCCTGGTGGTCAAGCTGCTCACCTCGCTCAAGCAGATCTGCAACCATCCGGTGCAGTACCTCAAGGAGGAGAGCGGACGGCTGCCGGGCCGCTCGGGCAAGCTGGAGCTGCTGGACGAGTTGCTGGACACGATGCTGGCCGAGAACACCGGTGTGCTCGTGTTCACCCAGTACGTCCAGATGGCGCACCTGCTGGAGCGTCACCTGGCGGACCGGGGCGTTCCGACGCAGTGCCTGCACGGCGGGACGCCCGTCGCCCGGCGCGAGGAGATGGTCCGCCGCTTCCAGGAGGGCTCGGCCCCTGTCTTCCTGCTCTCCCTCAAGGCGGCCGGGACGGGGCTCAATCTGACCCGGGCCAGCCATGTCATCCACTATGACCGCTGGTGGAACCCCGCCGTCGAGGCCCAGGCGACCGACCGTGCGTACCGCATCGGCCAGACCCAGCCCGTGCAGGTCCACCGGCTCGTCGCGGAGGGGACGATCGAGGACCGTATCGCCGAGATGCTGCGGCGCAAACAGGCGCTGGCGGATGCCGTGCTCGGCTCGGGCGAGGGCGCGCTGACCGAGCTGTCCGATGCGGAGCTGGCCGAACTGGTGGAGCTGCGGAAGGTGGAGCGTTGA
- a CDS encoding glycoside hydrolase family 2 TIM barrel-domain containing protein encodes MSTPDPGGTHQTVSAPPVPYYEHVSPGTGCLPPRAWIPRSDAPRLELTGTAWKFRLSPTADSHGDDFARPDFDDTGWAGLPVPSHWVLHGHGSPAYTNTPYPFPVDPPRTPDENPTGDHRHVFGLPDGWPLEADAAAGAGETLLRFEGVESCARVWLNGQELGTFQGSRLPHEFAVGRLLRREGNVLAVRVHQWSAGSYLEDQDMWWLPGIFREVTLVHRPPGSVVDHTVHAGYDHTTGRGTLRVESDPPGRVLVPELGLDLPTGQETTVPVEPWTAETPHLYEAELVTEGERVPLRLGFRSVVVEDGLFKVNGRRVLLRGVNRHEFHPETGRTLDIGTMRRDLELMKRHNINAVRASHYPPHPAFLDLCDELGLWVVDECDLETHGFLALDGVRNPVDDERWTPALLDRAARMVERDKNHPSVVIWSLGNECGGGSGLTAMAHWIRERDPSRPLHYENDHAYPDSDFYSRMYLPHDQVEQAGRREEPAMGDAAQDERRRSLPFILCEYAHAMGNGPGGLSEYQRLFETHERCQGGFVWEWIDHGLSRRTEDGRSFFAYGGDFGEELHDGNFVCDGLVFPDRTPSPGLIEYKKVIEPVRISPGTASGTVLVTNGHDFADLSHLAFEWSYESGGEQVSGGMLPLPEAIVPPGGSVELPLPSPPETGRAGEAWWTVRAVLAGDTEWASSGHPVAWGQLPAPEPECAPTATLPSAPATPRRVEASQAPDAAVEGGDVIRLGPGLFSARSGTLLSFGALPVRGPKLDVWRATTDNDDGASFQPDVRMGPLWRHHGLHRMRHRTDGVRIVEDALVVRSRVAPAASSLALRTDYRWTGSVDRLRLTVTVDPEGDWDFPLPRLGLRLGLPAAYGYAAWFGSGPGESYPDTGSAARAGLWRSTVDALQTPYVRPQENGARADVRWVELTRGPGGAGLRAEADGARCWFTARRWTSEHLDAAEHTTDLVASDTVWVNLDHGMHGIGSQSCGPGVLPAHQLTAGRAQFSFTFLAVAPAGEG; translated from the coding sequence ATGAGCACACCCGATCCGGGCGGCACGCATCAGACTGTCTCTGCTCCGCCCGTGCCCTACTACGAGCACGTCTCCCCCGGCACCGGCTGTCTGCCACCACGTGCCTGGATACCCCGGTCCGACGCACCCAGGCTGGAACTGACCGGGACAGCCTGGAAGTTCCGGCTCTCCCCCACGGCGGACAGCCACGGGGACGACTTCGCGCGGCCGGACTTCGACGACACCGGATGGGCCGGCCTTCCAGTGCCCTCCCACTGGGTCCTGCACGGGCACGGCTCGCCCGCGTACACCAACACGCCCTATCCGTTCCCCGTCGACCCGCCGCGCACGCCGGACGAGAACCCCACAGGGGATCACCGCCACGTCTTCGGCCTGCCGGACGGCTGGCCGCTGGAGGCCGACGCCGCGGCGGGTGCAGGCGAGACGCTGCTCCGCTTCGAGGGCGTGGAGTCCTGCGCGCGGGTGTGGCTCAACGGGCAGGAACTGGGCACCTTCCAGGGCTCGCGGCTGCCGCACGAGTTCGCCGTGGGGCGCCTGCTCCGGCGCGAGGGCAACGTCCTGGCGGTGCGCGTCCACCAGTGGTCGGCCGGCAGCTATCTGGAGGACCAGGACATGTGGTGGCTGCCCGGGATCTTCCGGGAGGTCACCTTGGTGCACAGGCCGCCCGGCTCGGTCGTGGACCACACCGTGCACGCGGGGTACGACCACACCACGGGCCGCGGCACCCTCCGGGTCGAATCCGACCCGCCTGGCCGGGTCCTCGTGCCCGAACTGGGCCTCGACCTGCCCACCGGCCAGGAGACAACCGTTCCGGTCGAACCGTGGACAGCGGAGACGCCGCACCTCTACGAGGCCGAACTGGTGACCGAAGGCGAGCGAGTACCGCTGCGCCTCGGATTCCGTTCGGTGGTGGTCGAGGACGGGCTCTTCAAGGTCAACGGGCGCCGAGTCCTGCTGCGCGGGGTCAACCGGCACGAGTTCCACCCCGAGACCGGCAGGACCCTGGACATCGGCACGATGCGCCGCGACCTGGAACTGATGAAGCGGCACAACATCAACGCCGTACGGGCGAGCCACTATCCGCCCCACCCCGCCTTCCTCGATCTGTGCGACGAGCTGGGCCTGTGGGTGGTGGACGAGTGCGATCTGGAGACCCACGGTTTCCTCGCACTGGATGGTGTGAGAAATCCCGTCGACGACGAACGGTGGACCCCGGCCCTCCTGGACCGCGCGGCCCGGATGGTCGAACGGGACAAGAACCATCCCTCGGTCGTCATCTGGTCGCTCGGCAACGAGTGCGGCGGCGGCTCGGGGCTGACGGCCATGGCGCACTGGATACGGGAGCGCGACCCCTCGCGGCCCCTGCACTACGAGAACGACCACGCGTATCCGGACAGCGACTTCTACTCGCGGATGTATCTGCCCCACGACCAGGTCGAACAGGCCGGCCGGCGGGAGGAGCCCGCGATGGGGGACGCCGCACAGGACGAGCGGCGCCGCTCGCTGCCGTTCATCCTGTGCGAGTACGCCCACGCCATGGGCAACGGCCCCGGTGGACTCAGCGAATACCAGCGGCTGTTCGAGACCCATGAACGCTGTCAGGGCGGTTTCGTGTGGGAGTGGATCGACCACGGGCTCTCCCGGCGCACCGAGGACGGCCGGTCCTTCTTCGCTTACGGGGGTGATTTCGGCGAAGAGCTGCACGACGGGAACTTCGTCTGCGACGGGCTGGTCTTCCCCGACCGCACCCCGTCCCCCGGGCTGATCGAGTACAAGAAGGTCATCGAGCCGGTGCGGATCTCGCCCGGGACGGCGTCGGGGACCGTGCTGGTCACCAACGGCCACGACTTCGCCGATCTTTCCCACCTCGCCTTCGAGTGGTCCTACGAGAGCGGCGGGGAGCAGGTCAGCGGTGGCATGCTGCCCCTGCCCGAGGCGATCGTGCCGCCCGGAGGCTCCGTCGAACTGCCCCTGCCCTCACCGCCCGAGACCGGCAGGGCCGGTGAGGCGTGGTGGACGGTACGGGCGGTACTCGCGGGCGACACCGAGTGGGCAAGCAGCGGGCATCCGGTCGCCTGGGGGCAGCTGCCCGCTCCTGAACCCGAGTGCGCCCCGACCGCCACGCTCCCCTCGGCTCCCGCCACACCTCGCCGCGTGGAAGCCTCCCAGGCCCCTGATGCGGCCGTGGAAGGCGGGGATGTCATCCGGTTGGGTCCGGGTCTCTTCTCGGCCCGCAGCGGCACTCTGCTGAGCTTCGGCGCGCTCCCCGTGCGGGGGCCGAAACTGGATGTGTGGCGGGCGACGACCGACAACGACGACGGTGCGTCCTTCCAGCCCGATGTGCGAATGGGCCCGCTGTGGCGCCACCATGGCCTGCACCGGATGCGGCACAGGACCGACGGCGTCCGGATCGTCGAGGACGCCCTCGTGGTCCGCTCGCGGGTCGCCCCGGCCGCTTCGTCGCTGGCCCTGCGCACCGACTACCGGTGGACAGGCAGCGTGGACCGGCTGAGGCTCACCGTGACGGTCGATCCGGAGGGCGACTGGGACTTCCCCCTGCCACGTCTGGGCCTGCGCCTGGGACTGCCCGCCGCGTACGGGTACGCCGCCTGGTTCGGCAGCGGCCCCGGAGAGTCCTACCCCGATACGGGGAGCGCCGCGCGTGCCGGGCTGTGGCGGAGCACGGTGGACGCGCTCCAGACCCCTTATGTGCGGCCCCAGGAGAACGGCGCACGCGCGGATGTGCGCTGGGTCGAGCTGACGCGGGGCCCCGGCGGGGCCGGACTGCGGGCCGAGGCCGACGGCGCGCGCTGCTGGTTCACCGCGCGCCGCTGGACGAGCGAGCATCTGGATGCCGCGGAGCACACCACGGACCTCGTGGCGAGCGACACCGTCTGGGTCAACCTCGACCATGGAATGCACGGCATCGGTTCGCAGTCCTGCGGTCCGGGCGTACTGCCGGCGCATCAGCTCACGGCAGGACGCGCGCAGTTCTCGTTCACCTTCCTCGCCGTCGCGCCCGCCGGGGAAGGATGA